From Rhizobium sp. NZLR1, a single genomic window includes:
- a CDS encoding BolA family transcriptional regulator — MMTLRTRIEEKLVEAFAPERLSVVDESHLHAGHQPDITGTGETHMRVRIVSVKFAGMSRLARHRAITDLLKPELDAGLHALAVEPAAPDEPTRW, encoded by the coding sequence ATGATGACCCTGCGAACCCGTATCGAAGAAAAGCTTGTCGAAGCCTTCGCCCCCGAACGCCTGAGCGTCGTCGACGAAAGCCATCTGCATGCCGGCCATCAGCCCGATATCACAGGCACCGGCGAAACCCATATGCGGGTGAGGATCGTCTCAGTCAAGTTCGCCGGCATGTCGCGGCTGGCGCGCCACCGGGCGATCACCGACCTGTTGAAACCGGAACTCGATGCCGGCCTGCACGCGCTGGCCGTCGAACCGGCGGCACCTGACGAGCCGACCCGCTGGTAG
- a CDS encoding shikimate kinase produces the protein MSEPLLTVADSLKDRARAALGSRNLILVGLMGAGKSSVGRIVATQLGIPFIDSDHEIERVSRMTIAELFAAYGEVEFRALETRVMKRLLKSGPRVVSTGGGAFINDRTRRHIKKGGLSVWLKADLDVLWDRVAKRDTRPLLKTENPKQTLEGLMNARYPIYAQADLTVLSRDVRKEIMADEVLTAVIEAQNESAAS, from the coding sequence ATGAGTGAACCACTGCTGACCGTTGCTGACAGCTTGAAAGACAGAGCTCGCGCCGCGCTCGGTTCACGTAATCTCATCCTTGTCGGCCTGATGGGCGCTGGAAAATCCTCGGTCGGCCGGATCGTCGCCACCCAGCTCGGGATTCCCTTCATCGACAGCGATCACGAAATCGAGCGGGTGTCACGCATGACGATCGCCGAATTATTCGCGGCCTATGGCGAAGTGGAGTTCCGGGCGCTGGAAACGCGGGTGATGAAACGGCTGCTGAAGAGCGGGCCACGGGTCGTCTCCACCGGCGGCGGCGCCTTCATCAACGACCGGACGCGCAGGCATATCAAGAAGGGCGGCCTGTCCGTCTGGCTGAAGGCCGATCTCGACGTGCTCTGGGACAGGGTCGCCAAGCGTGATACGCGGCCGCTGCTCAAGACCGAAAATCCGAAGCAGACGCTCGAAGGCCTGATGAATGCGCGCTACCCGATCTACGCGCAGGCCGACCTCACCGTGCTCTCGCGCGACGTGCGCAAGGAAATCATGGCCGACGAGGTGCTGACGGCCGTGATCGAAGCTCAGAATGAAAGTGCAGCGTCATGA
- a CDS encoding adenylate kinase, with protein MVHIYVMGASGSGTTSLGGALAVRLDIAHLDTDDFFWLPTDPPFTTPRDAGERIRLLLEETRRPGGWVLSGSALKWGTPLELLYDLIVFLRIEPELRMARIRAREVARYGNRIGPGGDMEVKCGQFLEWAASYDTAGPERRSLAAHEQWLETQTAPVLRLDSSLGIDELAAAVLLHPAIAAGAVRRRR; from the coding sequence ATGGTGCATATCTACGTCATGGGTGCGTCCGGTTCCGGCACGACATCGCTCGGCGGTGCATTGGCCGTAAGGCTCGATATCGCCCATCTCGATACAGACGATTTCTTTTGGCTGCCAACCGATCCGCCGTTCACGACGCCGAGGGATGCCGGTGAGCGCATTCGGCTGCTGCTTGAGGAGACGCGACGGCCTGGTGGCTGGGTTCTTTCCGGATCGGCGCTGAAGTGGGGCACCCCGCTGGAGCTGCTCTACGATCTGATCGTGTTCCTCAGGATCGAGCCGGAGCTTCGTATGGCGCGCATCCGCGCGCGGGAGGTGGCCCGATATGGAAACAGGATTGGGCCCGGCGGCGACATGGAAGTAAAATGCGGGCAATTCCTGGAATGGGCGGCAAGTTACGACACAGCCGGTCCCGAACGCCGCAGCCTTGCGGCGCATGAGCAATGGCTGGAAACGCAGACGGCGCCGGTGTTGCGGCTCGATTCGTCGCTTGGTATCGACGAGCTGGCTGCAGCGGTCCTTCTGCATCCGGCCATCGCTGCCGGTGCGGTCCGGCGGCGTCGGTGA
- a CDS encoding esterase-like activity of phytase family protein, translating to MAGKRLCRAVSIALCIAAGACPASARDVPVISRQISDFRIGSSQTNFGSLEFLGGLEMVSSRALFGSLSAIRFRPDQKHFVVVLDTGQWLTGSIERDAKGRLSGLSNVEITPMKNIAGRSFEGKGHMDAEGLELDGDRILVSFEQDHRVDVYPDPGFADSGAIATLPILIPRKMLSDNRGIETITVAPASSPLKGGVVIVSERGLDSDGNRVAAILNGPLKGRFSVARDGSFDITDGAFLPNGDLLLLERRFNMAEGIGMRIRRIKGGDIRPGAVVDGELLLEGNFNSQIDNMEGLDTFQAADGTTHIILVSDDNHSILQRNLMLEFRLTEQTAHKASD from the coding sequence ATGGCTGGTAAGCGCCTTTGCCGCGCAGTGTCGATTGCCCTCTGCATCGCCGCTGGCGCGTGCCCCGCATCGGCGCGCGACGTGCCGGTCATTAGCCGGCAAATCTCTGATTTCAGGATCGGCTCTTCGCAGACGAACTTCGGGTCGCTGGAATTTCTCGGCGGACTGGAGATGGTTTCCAGCCGAGCCCTGTTCGGCTCGCTCTCCGCCATCCGCTTCCGGCCGGATCAAAAACATTTCGTCGTGGTGCTCGATACTGGCCAATGGCTGACCGGCAGCATCGAGCGCGACGCCAAGGGCAGGCTTTCCGGTCTTTCCAATGTCGAGATCACCCCGATGAAGAACATCGCCGGGCGCAGCTTCGAGGGCAAGGGACATATGGATGCCGAGGGCCTGGAGCTCGACGGCGACAGAATCCTGGTCTCCTTCGAGCAGGATCACCGCGTCGATGTCTATCCCGATCCGGGTTTTGCCGATTCCGGCGCGATCGCCACTCTGCCCATCCTCATCCCGCGGAAGATGCTGAGCGACAACCGCGGCATCGAGACCATCACCGTGGCGCCGGCATCGAGCCCGCTCAAGGGCGGCGTGGTGATCGTCTCCGAACGTGGTCTCGACAGCGACGGCAACCGGGTCGCGGCTATTCTGAACGGCCCGCTGAAAGGGCGTTTCTCGGTGGCGCGGGACGGCAGCTTCGACATCACCGACGGCGCCTTCCTGCCGAACGGCGACCTGCTGCTGCTGGAACGTCGCTTCAATATGGCCGAAGGCATCGGCATGCGGATTCGGCGCATCAAGGGCGGCGATATCAGGCCCGGCGCCGTCGTCGACGGCGAATTGCTGCTCGAGGGCAATTTCAATTCTCAGATCGACAATATGGAAGGGCTGGACACGTTCCAGGCCGCCGACGGCACCACCCATATCATCCTGGTGTCGGACGACAATCATTCGATCCTACAGCGCAATCTAATGCTGGAATTCCGGCTGACCGAACAGACCGCACACAAAGCGTCAGACTGA
- a CDS encoding DUF3108 domain-containing protein gives MAHSSRRIFISAIAALLAIPAAAAEIQHRTEYRVTLAGLPIARAAFLTQIEDDHSYKIAGSINSAGLADLVTTISAKTSVTGVVRDDKLQASKYSLYYKSGKKARVYEVSYRDGNIVSATTTPPPKRPKNWIDVTPRDMRSVLDPISGLIFTGDTKVCSQTLPIFDGETRMDLVLSPKGDEDFSTNGFKGKATVCSVRFVPRSGYKKGRKDIVYLSKSDRMEIWFAKSDAANVYAPVYVRIPTEYGMVTITAVKYGSS, from the coding sequence ATGGCTCATTCGAGCAGACGGATTTTCATTTCGGCGATCGCCGCGCTGCTTGCCATACCGGCAGCGGCGGCCGAAATCCAGCATCGGACGGAATACCGGGTGACGCTTGCCGGCCTGCCGATCGCCCGCGCCGCGTTCCTGACGCAGATCGAGGACGATCATAGCTACAAGATCGCCGGCAGCATCAACTCCGCCGGGCTTGCCGATCTGGTCACGACGATTTCGGCCAAAACAAGTGTCACCGGCGTCGTGCGCGACGACAAGTTGCAGGCGTCGAAATATTCGCTCTACTACAAGAGCGGCAAGAAGGCCCGGGTCTACGAGGTCAGCTACCGCGACGGCAACATCGTCTCGGCGACGACGACACCGCCGCCGAAGCGTCCGAAGAACTGGATCGACGTGACGCCGCGCGACATGCGCTCGGTGCTCGATCCGATCTCCGGCCTGATCTTCACCGGCGACACCAAGGTCTGCTCGCAGACGCTGCCGATCTTCGACGGCGAGACGCGCATGGATCTGGTGCTGTCGCCGAAGGGCGACGAGGATTTCTCGACCAACGGCTTCAAGGGCAAGGCGACCGTCTGCAGCGTGCGCTTCGTGCCACGCTCGGGCTACAAGAAGGGCCGCAAGGACATCGTCTATCTCAGCAAGAGCGACCGGATGGAAATCTGGTTTGCCAAGTCGGACGCGGCAAATGTATACGCTCCCGTCTACGTGCGCATTCCGACCGAATATGGAATGGTGACGATCACTGCCGTCAAATACGGCAGCAGCTGA
- the cobS gene encoding cobaltochelatase subunit CobS codes for MSKIELDISELPDTTVSVREAFGIDSDIRVPAYSKGDAYVPDLDTDYLFDRDTTLAILASFAHNRRVMISGYHGTGKSSHIEQVAARLNWPCVRINLDSHVSRIDLVGKDAIVVKDGLQVTEFKDGILPWAYQHNVALVFDEYDAGRPDVMFVIQRVLESSGRLTLLDQSRVIRPHPAFRLFATANTIGLGDTTGLYHGTQQINQAQMDRWSIVTTLNYLPHDHEVNIVAAKVKSFGKDREGRDTVSKMVRVADLTRAAFMNGDLSTVMSPRTVITWAENAEIFGDLAFAFRVTFLNKCDELERPLVAEHYQRAFGVELKESAANIVLGA; via the coding sequence ATGAGCAAGATCGAACTTGATATTTCAGAACTGCCCGATACCACCGTTTCGGTCCGCGAGGCCTTCGGCATCGATTCCGACATCCGCGTTCCCGCCTATAGCAAGGGCGACGCCTATGTGCCGGACCTTGACACCGACTACCTGTTCGACCGCGACACGACGCTCGCCATTCTCGCAAGCTTCGCTCATAACCGCCGCGTGATGATCTCCGGCTACCACGGCACGGGCAAGTCCTCGCATATCGAGCAGGTGGCCGCACGGCTCAACTGGCCATGCGTGCGTATCAACCTCGACAGCCATGTCAGCCGTATCGATCTCGTCGGCAAGGATGCGATCGTTGTCAAGGACGGGCTGCAGGTCACTGAATTCAAGGACGGCATCCTGCCCTGGGCCTATCAGCACAATGTTGCGCTGGTCTTCGACGAATATGATGCCGGCCGTCCCGATGTGATGTTCGTCATCCAGCGCGTGCTCGAATCCTCCGGCCGCCTGACGCTGCTCGACCAGAGCCGCGTCATCCGGCCGCACCCGGCCTTCCGGCTGTTTGCGACCGCCAATACGATCGGCCTCGGTGATACCACCGGCCTCTATCACGGCACGCAGCAGATCAACCAGGCGCAGATGGACCGCTGGTCGATCGTGACGACGCTGAACTATCTGCCGCATGATCACGAAGTGAATATCGTCGCCGCCAAGGTGAAGAGCTTCGGCAAGGACAGGGAAGGCCGCGACACCGTTTCGAAGATGGTGCGGGTCGCCGACCTGACGCGCGCCGCCTTCATGAATGGCGATCTCTCCACGGTCATGAGCCCGCGTACCGTCATCACCTGGGCTGAAAACGCCGAGATCTTCGGCGATCTCGCCTTTGCCTTCCGCGTCACCTTCCTCAACAAGTGCGACGAGCTGGAGCGCCCTCTGGTTGCCGAGCATTATCAGCGGGCCTTCGGCGTCGAGCTGAAGGAAAGCGCCGCCAATATCGTTCTCGGAGCCTGA
- a CDS encoding VUT family protein gives MPKTRYTIAYVALMTLVVVASNFLVQFPLNAEVAGVNLADILTWGAFSYPIAFLITDLTNRQFGPQAARKVVLAGFVVGVTLSFFTSVPRIAIASGSAYLAGQLLDIAVFNRLRRQAWWRAPLVGSLIGSALDTVMFFSLSFAAFFVFLGPNEPFALEAAPVLGVFATEAPRWISWAIGDFAVKMIVGLVMLLPYGALMNVLRPMQAARAR, from the coding sequence ATGCCGAAGACCCGCTATACCATCGCCTATGTCGCGCTGATGACACTCGTCGTCGTCGCTTCCAACTTCCTCGTCCAGTTTCCGCTGAACGCCGAAGTCGCCGGCGTCAACCTTGCCGACATCCTGACCTGGGGCGCCTTCTCCTATCCGATCGCCTTCCTGATCACCGATCTGACCAACCGCCAGTTCGGCCCGCAGGCAGCCCGCAAGGTCGTCCTTGCCGGATTCGTCGTCGGCGTGACGCTCTCCTTCTTCACGTCAGTGCCGCGCATCGCCATCGCCTCCGGCTCTGCCTATCTCGCCGGCCAGCTGCTCGATATCGCCGTCTTCAACCGCCTTCGCCGCCAGGCCTGGTGGCGCGCGCCGCTCGTCGGCTCGCTGATCGGCTCGGCGCTGGATACGGTGATGTTCTTCTCGCTGTCCTTCGCCGCGTTTTTCGTCTTCCTTGGCCCGAACGAACCCTTCGCGCTGGAAGCAGCCCCCGTCCTCGGCGTCTTCGCCACGGAAGCGCCGCGCTGGATCTCCTGGGCGATCGGCGATTTCGCCGTCAAGATGATCGTCGGCCTCGTCATGCTCTTGCCCTACGGCGCGCTGATGAACGTGCTGCGGCCGATGCAGGCAGCCCGCGCCAGATAA
- the cobT gene encoding cobaltochelatase subunit CobT, whose translation MAARGDNSKAKPGAPVDVEPLRRAITGCVRSIAGDGDVEVTFANERPGMTGERIRLPELSKRPTAHELAVTRGLGDSMALRLACHDEKVHSTMAPQGSDARAIFDVVEQARVESIGALRMEGMASNLRSMTEEKYSKANFTGIERQEDAPVGEAVAMMVREKLTGQRPPASAGTVLDLWRGFIEDKAGSELDNLSNAINDQQAFAKVIRNMLSAMEMAEEYGDDDSDADNDDQSDQEDQPSGDEQDQDEVDEDAGTDAAPVEDSEVADEQMEDGETEGAEISDDDMMEEGEDDSETPGETRRPNTPFADFNEKVDYHVFTEAFDEIITAEELCDAAELERLRAFLDKQLAHLQGAVGRLANRLQRRLMAQQNRSWDFDLEEGYLDPARLQRIIIDPMQALSFKMERDTQFRDTVVTLLIDNSGSMRGRPITVAATCADILARTLERCGVKVEILGFTTKAWKGGQARESWLAGGKPQTPGRLNDLRHIIYKSADAPWRRARANLGLMMREGLLKENIDGEALIWAHNRLLARREQRRILMMISDGAPVDDSTLSVNPGNYLERHLRAVIEQIETRSPVELLAIGIGHDVTRYYRRAVTIVDADELAGAMTEQLASLFEDQSAPSRGSRIRRAG comes from the coding sequence ATGGCAGCTCGCGGTGACAATTCGAAAGCAAAGCCCGGCGCCCCTGTCGACGTCGAGCCATTACGCCGGGCGATAACCGGCTGCGTGCGCTCGATCGCCGGCGACGGCGATGTCGAGGTGACCTTCGCCAATGAACGACCGGGGATGACCGGCGAGCGCATCCGGCTGCCGGAGCTTTCCAAGCGGCCGACGGCGCATGAGCTGGCGGTCACCCGCGGGCTCGGCGATTCCATGGCGCTGCGCCTCGCCTGCCATGACGAGAAGGTGCATTCGACGATGGCGCCGCAGGGCTCGGACGCCCGGGCGATCTTCGATGTCGTCGAGCAGGCGCGTGTCGAATCGATCGGCGCGCTGCGCATGGAGGGCATGGCGTCGAACTTGCGCTCCATGACCGAAGAGAAATATTCCAAGGCGAATTTCACCGGCATCGAACGCCAGGAAGACGCACCGGTTGGCGAAGCCGTTGCGATGATGGTGCGCGAGAAGCTGACCGGCCAGCGCCCGCCCGCCTCCGCCGGCACGGTGCTCGACCTCTGGCGCGGCTTCATCGAGGACAAGGCAGGGTCCGAACTTGACAATCTGTCGAACGCGATCAACGACCAACAGGCCTTCGCCAAGGTCATCCGCAACATGCTGTCGGCCATGGAAATGGCCGAGGAATACGGCGACGACGACAGCGACGCCGACAATGACGACCAGTCGGATCAGGAAGATCAGCCGAGCGGCGATGAGCAGGATCAGGACGAGGTCGATGAGGATGCCGGCACCGACGCCGCCCCCGTCGAAGACAGTGAAGTCGCCGACGAGCAGATGGAGGACGGCGAGACCGAAGGCGCCGAAATTTCCGACGACGACATGATGGAAGAGGGCGAGGACGATTCGGAAACGCCGGGCGAGACCCGCCGTCCGAACACGCCTTTTGCCGATTTCAACGAGAAGGTCGATTATCACGTCTTTACCGAAGCGTTCGACGAGATCATCACCGCCGAGGAACTCTGCGATGCCGCCGAGCTGGAGCGCCTGCGCGCCTTCCTCGACAAGCAGCTGGCGCATCTGCAGGGCGCAGTCGGCCGCCTCGCCAACCGGCTGCAGCGCCGGCTGATGGCGCAGCAGAACCGCTCCTGGGATTTCGATCTGGAAGAGGGTTATCTCGATCCGGCCCGGCTGCAGCGTATCATCATCGATCCGATGCAGGCGCTGTCGTTCAAGATGGAGCGCGACACGCAGTTCCGCGACACCGTCGTCACCCTGCTCATCGACAATTCCGGCTCGATGCGCGGCCGGCCGATCACGGTTGCCGCCACCTGCGCCGATATTCTCGCCCGCACGCTGGAGCGCTGCGGCGTCAAGGTCGAGATCCTCGGCTTCACCACCAAGGCCTGGAAAGGCGGGCAGGCACGTGAGAGCTGGCTTGCCGGCGGCAAGCCGCAGACGCCGGGTCGCCTCAACGACCTGCGCCATATCATCTACAAATCGGCCGACGCGCCGTGGCGGCGGGCACGGGCCAATCTCGGGCTGATGATGCGCGAGGGCCTGCTCAAGGAAAATATCGACGGTGAGGCGCTGATCTGGGCGCATAATCGTCTGCTCGCACGCCGCGAGCAGCGCCGCATCCTGATGATGATTTCGGACGGGGCGCCGGTCGACGATTCGACGCTGTCGGTCAATCCGGGCAATTATCTCGAGCGGCACCTGCGCGCCGTCATCGAGCAGATCGAGACGCGCTCGCCTGTGGAATTGCTGGCGATCGGCATCGGTCACGACGTGACGCGTTATTATCGCCGCGCCGTGACGATCGTCGATGCCGACGAGCTTGCCGGCGCGATGACCGAGCAGCTCGCCTCGCTGTTCGAAGATCAATCCGCACCGTCGCGTGGCAGCCGGATACGCCGTGCCGGTTGA
- the aroB gene encoding 3-dehydroquinate synthase, with product MNAIPSASAVQTVHVPLGERAYDILIGPGLIARAGAEIASRLKGRKAAIITDENVAPLYLKALVASLDEAGIASAEVVLPAGEKTKSFEHLITVCDKVLEARVERNDCVIALGGGVIGDLSGFAAGIVRRGVRFVQVPTSLLSQVDSSVGGKTGINSRHGKNLIGVFHQPDLVLADTDVLNSLSEREFRAGYAEVAKYGLIDKPDFFAWLEANWTSVFTGGSARIEAIAASCQAKADVVVADERENGPRALLNLGHTFGHALEAATAYDSSRLVHGEGVAIGMVLAHEFSARMNLASPDDARRVERHLKEVGLPTRMSDIPGELPPAETLMDAIAQDKKVKSGKLTFILTRGIGQSFVADDVPASEVISFLREKHP from the coding sequence ATGAATGCGATACCCTCCGCCTCCGCCGTCCAGACGGTGCATGTGCCGCTCGGCGAGCGGGCCTATGACATCCTGATCGGTCCGGGGCTGATCGCACGGGCCGGCGCCGAGATCGCCTCCCGGCTCAAGGGCCGCAAGGCGGCGATCATCACTGATGAAAATGTCGCTCCGCTCTATTTGAAGGCGCTCGTCGCAAGTCTTGATGAAGCGGGCATTGCCTCGGCTGAGGTCGTCCTGCCGGCCGGCGAGAAGACCAAAAGCTTCGAACATCTGATAACTGTCTGCGACAAGGTGCTCGAAGCCCGTGTCGAGCGCAATGATTGCGTCATCGCGCTCGGCGGCGGCGTCATCGGCGACCTTTCGGGATTTGCCGCCGGCATCGTCCGCCGCGGCGTGCGCTTCGTGCAGGTGCCGACCTCGCTGCTGTCGCAGGTCGATTCCTCCGTCGGTGGCAAGACCGGCATCAATTCCCGCCACGGCAAAAATCTGATCGGCGTCTTCCATCAGCCGGATCTGGTTCTGGCCGATACCGATGTGCTGAATTCGCTTAGCGAGCGCGAATTCCGCGCCGGTTACGCCGAGGTCGCCAAATACGGGCTGATCGACAAGCCGGATTTCTTCGCCTGGCTGGAAGCCAACTGGACGTCGGTTTTTACAGGCGGTTCCGCCCGCATCGAGGCGATTGCCGCCAGCTGTCAGGCGAAGGCCGATGTCGTCGTTGCCGACGAGCGCGAGAACGGCCCGCGGGCGCTGCTCAATCTCGGCCACACTTTCGGCCATGCGCTTGAGGCGGCGACCGCCTATGACAGCTCCCGCCTCGTGCATGGCGAGGGCGTTGCGATCGGCATGGTGCTGGCACACGAATTCTCCGCACGGATGAACCTTGCAAGCCCCGACGATGCGCGGCGCGTCGAGCGGCACCTCAAGGAGGTCGGCCTGCCGACCCGCATGTCCGACATTCCGGGCGAGCTACCGCCGGCCGAAACGCTGATGGATGCGATCGCCCAGGACAAGAAGGTCAAGAGCGGCAAGCTCACCTTCATCTTGACGCGCGGCATTGGCCAGTCTTTCGTCGCCGACGACGTTCCGGCCTCCGAGGTGATCAGCTTTCTCCGGGAAAAACATCCGTGA
- a CDS encoding HlyC/CorC family transporter yields MTTVEGALAFLATYWPEILSITALVLMSAFFSGSETALTAVSRSRIHTLEANGDERAGLVRQLIERRDRLIGALLIGNNLANILSSSIATSLFLGLFGNSGVALATLAMTVILVIFAEVLPKSWAISTPDRFALAIAAPARLFVLVVGPLSSFVNAIVRRILALFGINLSRETSMLTAHEELRGAVDLLHREGSVVKADRDRLGGVLDLSELELSDIMVHRTAMRAINADDPPEAVVRAILESPYTRMPLWRGTIDNIIGVVHAKDLLRALAEPNMEPQNLDIVKIAQKPWFVPDSTNLEDQLNAFLRRKQHFAVVVDEYGEVQGIVTLEDILEEIVGDISDEHDIEIQGVRQEADGSVVVDGGVPIRDLNRALDWNLPDEEATTIAGLVIHESMTIPEERQAFTFYGKRFVVMKREKNRITKLRIRPAGEDGAKPA; encoded by the coding sequence GTGACAACTGTCGAAGGCGCTCTGGCATTTCTTGCAACATATTGGCCGGAGATCCTTTCGATCACGGCGCTCGTGCTGATGTCCGCCTTCTTTTCCGGCTCCGAGACGGCGCTGACCGCGGTTTCGCGCAGCCGCATCCATACGCTTGAAGCCAACGGCGACGAACGCGCCGGCCTCGTCCGGCAGTTGATCGAGCGGCGCGACCGGCTGATCGGCGCGCTGCTGATCGGCAACAATCTCGCCAACATCCTATCCTCCTCGATCGCCACCAGCCTGTTCCTCGGTCTGTTCGGCAATTCCGGCGTGGCGCTGGCGACGCTTGCGATGACCGTCATCCTGGTCATCTTCGCTGAAGTGCTGCCGAAGAGCTGGGCGATTTCGACACCCGACCGTTTCGCACTCGCCATTGCGGCTCCGGCCAGGCTCTTCGTCCTCGTCGTCGGCCCGCTTTCCTCCTTCGTCAACGCGATCGTCCGCCGGATCCTTGCGCTGTTCGGCATCAACCTGTCGCGGGAGACGTCGATGCTGACGGCGCATGAGGAACTGCGCGGCGCCGTCGACCTCTTGCACCGCGAGGGATCGGTGGTGAAGGCCGATCGCGACCGTCTCGGCGGCGTGCTCGATCTCAGCGAGCTGGAACTCTCCGATATCATGGTCCACCGCACGGCGATGCGGGCGATCAACGCCGACGATCCGCCGGAAGCGGTGGTGCGCGCCATTCTCGAAAGTCCCTATACGCGCATGCCTCTGTGGCGCGGCACGATTGACAACATCATCGGCGTCGTGCACGCCAAGGACCTGTTGCGGGCGCTTGCCGAGCCGAACATGGAGCCGCAGAACCTCGATATCGTCAAGATCGCGCAGAAGCCGTGGTTCGTGCCCGACAGCACCAATCTTGAAGATCAGCTCAACGCCTTCCTGCGGCGCAAGCAGCATTTCGCCGTCGTCGTCGACGAATATGGCGAGGTGCAGGGCATCGTCACGCTGGAAGATATCCTTGAGGAAATCGTCGGCGATATTTCCGACGAGCACGATATCGAGATCCAGGGCGTGCGCCAGGAGGCCGACGGTTCCGTCGTCGTCGACGGCGGCGTACCGATCCGCGACCTCAACCGCGCGCTCGACTGGAACCTGCCCGACGAGGAGGCGACGACGATTGCAGGCCTCGTCATCCATGAATCGATGACCATCCCGGAAGAGCGCCAGGCCTTCACCTTTTATGGCAAGCGTTTCGTCGTCATGAAGCGGGAGAAGAACCGCATCACCAAGCTGCGCATTCGCCCGGCCGGGGAAGACGGCGCGAAACCGGCCTGA
- a CDS encoding J domain-containing protein, producing MTLDSKYFDSIRTSRKREPEAEEAPPTCQWDGCDKKGSHRAPVGRNAEGQFFLFCFEHVKDYNKGYNYFSGLSDSEIARYQKEAITGHRPTWTVGVNKAAKDSPLHSEVRSGAYTRVRDPFGFVKESGKGSGPRFPQARKLKSLESKAFDTMGLVANATSAEIKSRYKELVKKHHPDANGGDRGSEERFRAVIQAYQLLKQNGFC from the coding sequence ATGACACTTGATTCCAAATATTTCGACAGCATCCGAACAAGCCGCAAACGCGAGCCGGAGGCAGAGGAGGCCCCGCCTACCTGCCAGTGGGACGGCTGCGACAAAAAAGGCTCGCATCGCGCTCCTGTCGGACGCAATGCGGAAGGCCAGTTCTTTTTGTTCTGCTTCGAGCACGTCAAGGACTACAACAAGGGCTATAATTATTTCTCCGGTCTTTCGGACAGCGAGATCGCGCGTTACCAGAAAGAGGCGATCACCGGCCACCGGCCGACATGGACCGTCGGCGTCAACAAGGCGGCGAAGGACAGCCCGCTGCATTCGGAGGTGCGCTCCGGCGCCTATACGCGCGTTCGTGATCCCTTCGGTTTCGTCAAGGAAAGCGGCAAGGGCAGCGGCCCGCGTTTTCCTCAGGCGCGCAAGCTGAAATCGCTGGAAAGCAAGGCCTTCGATACGATGGGTCTCGTCGCCAATGCGACGTCGGCGGAGATCAAGAGCCGCTACAAGGAACTGGTCAAGAAACATCATCCGGATGCCAATGGCGGCGACCGCGGGTCGGAAGAGCGTTTCCGCGCTGTTATCCAGGCCTATCAATTGTTGAAGCAGAACGGTTTTTGTTAG
- the rpmB gene encoding 50S ribosomal protein L28, with amino-acid sequence MSRVCELTGKAVLTGNNVSHANNKTKRRFLPNLCQVTLISDALNQRYRLRVSAAALRSVEHRGGLDAFLLKANETELSMRARLLRRQIVKKTAEAAVAVAA; translated from the coding sequence ATGTCCCGCGTGTGCGAATTGACCGGCAAGGCCGTCCTGACTGGTAACAATGTCAGCCATGCCAACAACAAGACCAAGCGCCGGTTCCTGCCGAACCTGTGCCAGGTCACGCTGATTTCCGACGCCCTCAACCAGCGTTATCGTCTTCGTGTTTCGGCTGCTGCTCTTCGCTCCGTCGAGCATCGTGGCGGCCTCGATGCCTTCCTGCTGAAGGCCAACGAAACCGAACTGTCGATGCGCGCGCGCCTGCTGCGTCGTCAGATCGTCAAGAAGACCGCCGAAGCAGCTGTTGCTGTTGCTGCGTAA